From a region of the Vanrija pseudolonga chromosome 2, complete sequence genome:
- the ordL_0 gene encoding putative oxidoreductase OrdL: MTITESTARTIPPFPFPTAHTPTLSYWQASNRGPSSLWNHGRGDPLPSSADFVIVGAGVAGASLAYFLTREGGAGAGKSVVVLDAADVGSGASGRNGGHVAPYSWRGLDYLTRSFADSGAGLSEADALEVIFSEYDNLQLVKEIVKTEGLDVHLKEVTRVEVVRTEEGAARNKDLKEQFDAAHARSRHAGREVAWDLVDDAEAARKLSRVRDALAANKIPAASNHPHRLTTALLRLALESSHSSAAFFSWTPVLSLSQEAGQWTLDCGARGRISAPNVILCTNGYTRHLFPDDLAQGKGIAKFVTPYRGNAALITPPAAYSGAGALGNTLGLERGAYICPTDSGLVIGAHNSALTWDKPANWADIYGVENDGVVPDKFRAWLANHCRDVFTGWDEGPREGLAQVWTGIMGASADMLPLIGPVPDKPGLWTAVGFHGHGMSRILLCSRALERQLRTGEWDERLPRVFETTAARLEKVRHAADDRPWLG, encoded by the exons ATGACCATCACCGAGAGCACTGCACGCACGATCCCGCCGTTCCCCTTCCCGACGGCGCACACCCCGACCCTGTCGTACTGGCAGGCATCG AACCGCGGCCCCTCCTCGCTCTGGAACCACGGGCGCGGCGACCCACTCCCCAGTAGCGCCGACTTCGTGATCGTGGGTGCAGGCGTGGCCGGCGCATCGCTCGCCTACTTCCTCACGCGAgaaggcggcgcaggcgcaggcaaGAGCGTCGTGGTCCTCGACGCTGCTGacgtcggctcgggcgcgagcgggcgcaACGGCGGCCATGTGGCGCCGTACTCGTGGCGCGGGCTCGACTACCTCACCCGCTCGTTTGCGGAcagcggggcggggttgagcgaggccgacgcgctcgaaGTCATCTTCAGCGAGTATGACAACCTgcagctcgtcaaggagaTCGTCAAGACTGAGGGGCTGGACGTGCACCTCAAAGAGGTTACGCGGGTGGAAG TCGTACGGACCGAggagggagcggcgcggaACAAGGACCTCAAAGAACAGTttgacgccgcgcacgctcgcAGCCGGCACGcggggcgcgaggtcgcctGGGATCTCGtagacgacgccgaggcagcgCGCAAGCTATCACGCGTGCgtgacgcgctcgctgcgaACAAGATCCCCGCGGCCTCGAACCACCCTCACAGACTCACGACTGCACTCCTgcgtctcgcgctcgagtCGAGCCACTCGTCTGCGGCGTTCTTCTCCTGGACGCCGGTGCTCTCCCTCTCCCAGGAGGCAGGGCAGTGGACGCTCGActgtggcgcgcgcgggcgcatCTCCGCCCCAAACGTCATCCTCTGCACGAACGGGTACACGCGGCATCTGTTCCCCGACGACTTGGCCCAGGGGAAGGGCATCGCCAAGTT CGTTACGCCGTATCGGGGCAATGCGGCCCTCATCACCCCGCCCGCGGCGTacagcggcgccggtgcgctAGGTAACacgctcgggctcgagcggGGCGCGTACATCTGCCCCACGGACAGCGGGCTCGTGATCGGCGCGCACAACTCGGCGTTGACGTGGGACAAGCCCGCTAACTGGGCGGACATCTACGGCGTCGAGaacgacggcgtcgtgccgGACAAGTTCCGCGCCT GGCTGGCGAATCACTGCCGCGATGTGTTTACTGGCTGGGACGAGGGGCCGCGCGAGGGCCTCGCGCAGGTGTGGACAG GCATCatgggcgcgtcggccgacaTGCTGCCCCTCATCGGCCCGGTGCCCGACAAGCCTGGACTGTGGACCGCAGTCGGGTTCCACG gccaCGGCATGAGTCGCATCCTGCTGTGCTCCCGCGCACTGGAGCGCCAGCTCCGCACGGGCGAGTGGGACGAGCGCCTCCCGCGCGTGTTTGAGACGACAGCGGCCAGGTTGGAGAAGGTTCGGCACGCGGCCGACGACCGACCGTGGTTGGGTTAG
- the SPCC417.10_3 gene encoding putative transporter produces MSTLHDTKPTTTAPETYDAEKSSLADVTTIPVPEDISPEDDARLRRRIDWHLLPLFCVIYCLQYVDKVAMSYAAIMGFREANHLSLAQYSWLGSIFYIGYVVGEYPMCLLMQKLPLSKLSAVNIVLWGGVLCLMAAVPGFHGLMVVRFLLGFFESAITPGLALFTGQWYRLREQGTRTGLWYSMLGFGYILGGASSYGLAKANLRGDLSIPGWKVVYVMFGLATSVVGILMWFLIPDTIDTAWFLTPADRELAKRRTRENQQPTSTKWSWPQFREAMADPLTWLYCIVCLLCSIPNGITTNFFTIIIKDFGFDSLQTLLLGMVGSWVVVNYCFWLWFGDRVGNRCLSAMPPCCVSIIGFAIMYATPEHKRMVRLAGYYICVPWFVTVPIALSLITSNVAGKTKKTTVNALFFISYCIGNLVGPQAYQQRDAPRFMPLYLTCILSVGLSIVTMVAIYVVYRVENAKRDRIESAAGPRQFNPEDDLTDRMNPHFRYTY; encoded by the exons ATGAGCACCCTGCACGACACCaagcccaccaccaccgcgccggAGACGTACGATGCCGAGAAGAGCAGCCTGGCAGACGTGACCACCATCCCCGTGCCTGAGGACAtctcgcccgaggacgacgcgcgcctgcgccgccggaTCGACTGGCACCTCCTGCCCCTCTTCTGCGTCATCTACTGTCTGCAGTACGTGGACAAGGTCGCCATGTCGTACGCTGCCATCATGGGCTTCCGTGAGGCCAACCATCTCTCGCTGGCGCAGTACTCGTGGCTCGGGAGCATCTTCT ACATCGGCTACGTCGTGGGCGAGTACCCCATGTGCCTGTTGATGCAGAAGCTCCCGCTGTCCAAGCTCTCAGCGGTCAACATTGTGCTCtggggcggcgtgctgtGCCTCATGGCCGCGGTGCCGGGCTTCCACGGCCTGATGGTCGTGCGGTT CCTGCTGGGGTTCTTCGAGAGCGCCATCACGCCCGGCCTCGCCCTGTTCACGGGCCAGTGGTACCGCCTCCGCGAGCAGGGCACGCGCACAGGGCTGTGGTACTCGATGCTCGGGTTCGGCTACATCCTCGGCGGGGCCAGCAGCTACGggctcgccaaggccaacctGCGCGGCGATCTCTCCATCCCCGGCTGGAAGGTCGTGTATGTCATGTTCGGGCTGGCAACCAGCGTTGTCGGCATCCTCATGTGGTTCTTGATCCCGGACACCATCGACACGGCGTGGTTCCTCACCCCCGCGGATCGGGAGCTCGCCAAGCGACGCACAAGGGAGAACCAGCAGCCCACGAGCACCAAGTGGTCGTGGCCCCAGTTCCGCGAGGCGATGGCGGACCCGCTC acATGGCTGTACTGCATCGTGTGCCTGCTTTGCTCGATCCCCAACGGCATCACGACCAACTTCttcaccatcatcatcaag GACTTTGGGTTCGACTCGCTCcagacgctgctgctcggcatGGTCGGCTCGTGGGTGGTTGTCAACTATTGCTTCTGGCTGTGGTTCGGCGACCGGGTCGGGAACCGCTGCCTGtccgccatgccgccgtgCTGTGTCTCCATCATCGGCTTCGCAATCATGTACGCCACGCCAGAGCACAAGCGCATGGTCCGCCTTGCGGGTTACTACAT CTGCGTGCCGTGGTTCGTGACCGTCCCCATTGCGCTCTCGCTCATCACGTCCAACGTGGCTGGTAAGACGAAGAAGACGACGGTGAATGCGCTGTTCTTCATTTCGT actGCATCGGTAACCTCGTCGGCCCGCAGGCTTACCAACAGCGCGATGCCCCGCGTTTCATGCCGCTGTACCTCACCTGCATCCTCAGCGTCGGGCTGTCCATCGTCACCATGGTCGCCATCTACGTCGTGTACCGGGTGGAGAATGCCAAGCGGGACCGCATCGAGTCGGCGGCCGGCCCACGCCAGTTCAaccccgaggacgacttGACGGACCG CATGAACCCGCACTTCCGCTACACGTACTAG
- the hoxX gene encoding Hydrogenase maturation factor HoxX: MSMPLARSLAELPPIPEDVRKWRILLLVSAANSLTQRVMTYLSDLGCEKVSTELALSDESMISAVLAHSPHVVLCPFLTKKVPDVIWENVLTLIVHPGPPGDAGPAAIDWAIMGDRGFDADAATALPALQAPTDRSKPISERQRTHWGITVLQADHTMDGGPVWAWDQFPLNDVSRTTKSSLYQGPVTNATLRTVTVALSRIQQSYAKLNDPTHRGARVGVKVDPTWAQQCVSYSQPFMGGPLNERPQIKPGQRRPDLALHTAADVARIINCGDSQPGGTIKTTKSFMFAYDAHIHLRAADIPSQLIQAAGHTDFDAIPAGRAIATRSGAVLFKTADCGHGKGCSYGCGIAVWFTHGRIPKAVAAAALSAKVPMAEALVAAGEGSRLDGVPEWPVHDFQEVPGTWQEVFVRTIPGGDGLVQLVYWDFYNGAFSTTGCEHLVAALQWATDPARGDVKVLALMGGQYFSNGVALNIIESAEHPGRETWANINAIDDVVEFLAGDLSGQPRSEFLAGIPSLTERGITTVACLRGNAAAGGVALAAACDVVVSAGTVVLNPAYRAMGLHGSEFHLYSYVERCGRSVATHLVKDMLPLSAVRARELGLVDVVIGGRDIPSQQAEVLIVDFVRNLAAAPATAFGTSQFASAPWTLPVTGWTGAPSHTQSLVARLCDNKRRRYALETHIPLVHYRHEELSQMLLDSFHPIRSQRYHTRRIKFVRKVKAEGTPTRYVHHRMIVNPDEEESPRFDDAPAWVRGEEWSWVGLQTPASMATSQSLLIDFAAPVAPLVLVSQQDNASSGSEPSNDIRTDAGSQAASPALVDGAEPRFNPPPSPSPITKKAVQKQTSGGLRELAEPVPVPAKSSFAAGLEHKPIVADFPKGSSRPLTVYPSGGITHGSSLNVSPKRQRGSFLLKISNAFRSKSRNDLRTDAQTQANTRANAAPPSTATLVSSAAASSEDMGTRSSRRTLQGQPKYNRPMIPNEGDTESPCLFNVTADFPQVPERPAGQRPQVVAA; encoded by the exons ATGAGCATGCctcttgctcgctcgctcgccgagctccctCCCATCCCAGAGGACGTGCGCAAGTGGcgcatcctcctcctcgtctcggccgccaacTCGCTCACCCAGCGCGTCATGACCTACCTCAGCGACCTGGGTTGTGAGAAGGTGTCCACCGAGCTCGCTCTGTCCGACGAGAGCATGATCAGTGCCGTGCTCGCCCACTCTCCACACGTAGTTCTCTGCCCCTTCCTCACCAAGAAGGTCCCCGACGTGATTTGGGAAAAC GTGCTCACCCTTATCGTCCACCCTGGGCCTCCCGGTGATGCTGGACCAGCTGCAATCGACTGGGCCATTATGGGCGACCGCGGtttcgacgccgacgccgcgacggcgctgcctGCACTGCAGGCTCCCACCGACCGCTCCAAGCCCAtcagcgagcgccagcgcacaCACTGGGGCATCACCGTCCTCCAGGCCGACCACACCATGGACGGCGGCCCCGTCTGGGCTTGGGACCAGTTTCCGCTCAACGACGTGTCGCGCACCACCAAGTCGTCACTGTATCAGGGTCCGGTGACAAATGCGACCCTCCGTACGGTGACTGTCGCTCTTTCCCGCATCCAGCAATCGTACGCTAAGCTCAATGACCCCACACACCGCGGCGCACGCGTCGGTGTCAAGGTCGACCCCACCTGGGCGCAGCAATGCGTGTCATACAGCCAGCCCTTCATGGGCGGACCGCTCAACGAGCGTCCCCAGATCAAGCccggccagcgccgccccgACCTCGCTCTCCACACTGCTGCCGATGTCGCCCGCATCATCAACTGCGGTGACTCACAGCCTGGCGGCACGATCAAGACGACCAAGTCTTTCATGTTCGCGTACGACGCCCACATTCACCTCAGGGCCGCCGACATTCCGTCTCAGCTGATCCAGGCGGCCGGTCACACCGACTTTGACGCGATCCCCGCTGGACGGGCGATCGCCACTCGCTCCGGTGCCGTCTTGTTCAAGACTGCCGACTGTGGCCACGGCAAGGGTTGCTCGTATGGCTGCGGCATCGCAGTCTGGTTCACGCACGGACGTATCCCcaaggcggtggcggcggcggcgctcagTGCAAAGGTCCCCATGGCAGAGGCACtggttgccgccggcgaagGTTCGCGCTTGGATGGTGTCCCCGAGTGGCCTGTCCACGACTTCCAGGAGGTGCCTGGCACCTGGCAGGAGGTGTTTGTACGCACCATCCCCGGTGGTGATGGTCTGGTTCAGCTCGTATACTGGGACTTCTA CAACGGAGCCTTCTCCACAACTGGCTGCGAGCATCTCGTTGCCGCACTCCAGTGGGCCACCGACCCCGCACGCGGAGATGTCAAGGTGCTTGCCCTCATGGGTGGCCAGTACTTCTCGAACGGTGTTGCGCTCAACATCATCGAGAGCGCCGAGCACCCCGGTCGCGAGACTTGGGCCAACATCAATGCGATTGACGATGTCGTCGAGTTCCTTGCGGGCGACCTTTCGGGTCAGCCGCGCTCCGAGTTCCTCGCCGGTATCCCCTCGCTCACTGAGCGCGGCATCACGACTGTCGCATGCCTCCGCGGcaacgccgctgccggtggtgttgccctcgccgccgcttgtGATGTTGTTGTCTCGGCCGGCACCGTCGTCCTGAACCCCGCCTACCGCGCCATGGGCCTCCACGGCTCCGAGTTCCACCTCTACTCGTACGTCGAGCGCTGTGGCCGCTCGGTTGCGACCCACCTCGTCAAGGACATGCTCCCCCTGTCGGCTGTCCgcgcccgcgagctcggcctcgtcgacgtcgtcattggcggccgcgacatTCCCtcccagcaggccgaggtccTCATTGTCGACTTTGTCCGcaacctcgccgctgctcctgccACCGCCTTCGGCACGTCGCAGTTCGCTTCGGCCCCATGGACCCTCCCTGTCACTGGCTGGACCGGTGCCCCGTCCCACACCCAGTCGCTTGTTGCCCGTCTCTGTGACAACAAGCGCCGTCGCTACGCCCTCGAGACGCACATCCCCCTCGTGCACTACCGTCACGAGGAGCTCTCGCAGATGCTGCTGGACTCGTTCCACCCCATCCGTTCGCAGCGTTACCACACCCGCCGTATCAAGTTTGtccgcaaggtcaaggcggAGGGCACCCCCACACGGTATGTTCACCACCGTATGATCGTcaaccccgacgaggaggagagccCGCGCTTCGACGACGCCCCTGCTTGGGTTCGTGGCGAGGAGTGGTCGTGGGTCGGCCTCCAGACACCCGCCAGCATGGCCACTTCGCAGAGCCTTCTCATCGACTTTGCCGCGCCTGTTGCGCCTCTGGTCTTGGTGAGCCAGCAGGACAACGCCTCTTCCGGCTCGGAGCCTTCAAACGACATCCGCACCGACGCGGGCTCGCAGGCAGCGTCTCCCGCCCTGGttgatggcgccgagccccgctTCAACCCCCCTCCCAGCCCTTCGCCGATCACCAAGAAGGCGGTTCAGAAGCAGACCTCGGGCGGCCTTCGCGAGCTCGCTGAGCCAGTGCCCGTGCCCGCTAAGTCGTCCTTTGCTGCGGGCCTCGAGCACAAGCCTATCGTTGCCGACTTCCCCAAGGGGTCTTCTCGTCCTCTCACGGTCTACCCCTCTGGCGGCATTACCCACGGCTCAAGCCTCAATGTCTCGCCCAAGCGCCAGCGTGGCTCCTTTCTTCTCAAGATTTCGAATGCGTTTCGCTCGAAGTCGCGCAACGACCTGAGGACCGACGCCCAGACGCAGGCCAACACCCGTGCCAACGCCGCGCCACCCAGCACGGCCACTCTCGTCTCTTCGGCTGCGGCCTCGTCCGAGGACATGGGCACCCGATCCAGTCGCCGCACGCTGCAGGGCCAGCCCAAGTACAACCGCCCCATGATCCCCAACGAGGGTGACACTGAGAGCCCGTGCCTCTTCAACGTCACTGCCGATTTCCCCCAGGTGCCCGAGCGCCCTGCTGGTCAGCGCCCTCAGGTGGTCGCCGCTTAG
- the MRE11 gene encoding Double-strand break repair protein MRE11, translated as MTTFPGLLSDADTTVNSCFRILLATDNHIGYAEKDPIRGQDAINTFREILQLAVEEQVDFILLAGDLFHENKPSRTCMHQTIALLRQYTLGDKPISFELLSDPMDGSTPGFSFPAVNYEDPNLNIAIPVFSIHGNHDDPQGTGPEGALCALDVLSVSGVLNYFGKVDLSADEANEPEDKGIKIRPILLRKGDTHLALYGVGNVKDQRMHYELRSNRVKMYMPEGGEIAEDDWFNILLVHQNRVKHGPQQFVPEGMFDDSIKLVVWGHEHDCRITPESVEGKEYFITQPGSSVATSLAPGEALQKHVGILSVQGSQFQIASYPLKTVRPFELDEVVLAEEAAKPDSKINLDEKDTISAFLRGRVEDLIRTARRKWNETHDASQEEMMLPLIRLKVREADTPLGPVETSEAKEMTNPVRFGQDFIGRVANPRDVLQYYRKKKTEKKAANRPDVPEGDEGFSDGDDDDDGMAAMTTSDRLAKVRMANLVRQYLKAQSLDVLIEDGLEDAVMRFVDKDDKDAIKDFVSGTLEGVGKEMRSRDVEEENVEEEMANAKDTVASHFAEQPARQDKSKKAKGKGRNRASDNDSMAEDSMMEEDSDDQVRVPARNGATRPRAAAKSKGQPALFTPASDDDNDEDEQYMSDEPPSPPPKAAAKSRAAKAKAAPKTPSGTAKKAATSARSTKTSGAASRPQRQTQLSFTKKAQGARGSRLVESDSD; from the exons ATGACCACCTTCCCTGGCTTGCTTTCAGACGCTGACACGACCGTCAACAGCTGCTTCCGCATCCTGCTCGCTACAGATAACCATATCGGGTATGCCGAGAAGGACCCCATCCGTGGCCAAGACGCCATCAACACCTTTCGCGAGATCCTTCAGCTGGCTGTCGAGGAACAAGTCGACttcatcctcctcgccggcgacctGTTCCACGAGAACAAGCCAAGTCGAACATGCATGCACCAGACTATCGCTCTCCTACGACAGTACACCCTGGGTGACAAGCCGATCTCGTTTGAGCTCCTGAGCGATCCCATGGACGGCTCGACGCCTGGTTTCTC CTTCCCTGCTGTCAACTACGAGGACCCGAACCTCAACATTGCCATCCCGGTCTTCTCCATCCACGGTAACCACGACGACCCCCAGGGCACTGGACCA GAAGGAGCGCTTTGTGCCCTTGACGTGCTCTCCGTGTCTGGCGTTCTCAACTACTTTGGCAAAGTCGATCTCTCTGCTGATGAGGCCAACGAGCCAGAGGATAAGGGAATCAAGATCCGCCCCATCCTTCTCCGCAAGGGCGACACCCATCTTGCCCTCTACGGCGTTGGCAACGTCAAGGACCAGCGCATGCACTATGAGCTGCGGTCGAATCGTGTCAAGATGTACATGCCAGAAGGCGGAGAGATTGCGGAAGATGACTGGTTCAACATCCTCCTGGTCCACCAGAATCG TGTCAAGCACGGGCCTCAGCAGTTTGTCCCCGAGGGCATGTTCGATGATTCgatcaagctcgtcgtctgggGACATGAACATGACTGCCGTATCACACCTGAATCCGTGGAGGGTAAAGAATACTTCATCACACAGCCTGGAAGCTCAGTGGCAACAAGTCTGGCCCCGGGAGAAGCGTTGCAGAA ACATGTCGGCATCTTGTCGGTTCAAGGCAGCCAGTTCCAGATTGCATCGTACCCGCTCAAGACTGTTCGCCCGTTTGAGCTCGATGAGGTTGTGCTGGCCGAAGAGGCTGCGAAGCCAGACTCGAAgatcaacctcgacgagaaggacACCATTTCGGCCTTTTTGCGTGGTAGG GTCGAGGATTTGATCCGAACTGCTCGCAGGAAGTGGAATGAAACACACGATGCGTCTCAGGAGGAAATGATGCTGCCATTGATTCGTCTCAAGGTACGTGAGGCTGATACTCCGCTGGGTCCG GTTGAAACCTCGGAGGCGAAGGAAATGACAAACCCTGTTCGTTTTGGACAGGATTTCATTGGGAGGGTGGCCAACCCACGCGATGTGCTCCAGTATTATCGCAAGAAGAAGACCGAGAAAA AGGCTGCCAACAGGCCCGACGTTCCTGAGGGCGACGAAGGGTTCAGTgatggtgacgacgacgacgatggcatGGCTgccatgacgacgagcgaccGTTTAGCAAAGGTCCGCATGGCAAACCTGGTGCGCCAGTACCTGAAGGCACAAAGCCTGGACGTCCTCATTGAGGATGGCCTGGAGGATGCGGTGATGCGCTTTGTGGACAAGGATGACAAGGACGCCATCAAGGA CTTTGTGTCAGGAACtctcgagggcgtcggcaagGAGATGCGCAGCCgcgatgtcgaggaggagaatgtggaggaggag ATGGCCAATGCGAAGGACAC TGTGGCATCTCACTTTGCAGAGCAACCGGCGCGACAGGACAAGTCCAAGAAG GCCAAGGGCAAAGGCCGCAACCGAGCTTCAGACAATGACAGCATGG CCGAGGATAGCAT GATGGAAGAAGACTCTGACGACCAGGTCCGTGTGCCTGCGAGGAACGGTgccactcggcctcgtgctgctgcgaaGTCCAAGGGTCAACCAGCACTT TTTACGCCTgcctcggacgacgacaacgacgaggatgagcaGTACATGTCAGACGAGCCTCCGTCGCCACCTCCAAAGGCAGCCGCAAAGTCTCGAGCCGCCAAAGCAAAGGCGGCACCTAAAACGCCATCAGGCACTGCGAAGAAGGCGGCCACTTCGGCCAGGTCCACCAAGACGTCCGGGGCCGCAAGCCGTCCGCAACGTCAGACCCAGCTCTC CTTTACCAAGAAGGCTCAAGGCGCGAGGGGTTCTCGACTG GTGGAAAGCGACAGCGATTAA